The following are from one region of the Camelus ferus isolate YT-003-E chromosome 13, BCGSAC_Cfer_1.0, whole genome shotgun sequence genome:
- the LOC116668310 gene encoding putative GPI-anchored protein pfl2 isoform X2 has product MMMSILKDQGGTSRSTASSSMATSANSSKQNQSAPTAAPLASSSRVNGLGSSVSADSPKPATIIAPVAPNIPGKDVTSSGSTTITVSEKLATMIPPTTSNKITDVKESSLVTTSAVTHTTSLNTTTLGVTLLGTNTSGAQEGVTAAAPPSPTTACTMSVLSESHQNTIKQTPSQPVESAPSAGTIMTQSPETTAAHSTALNPSNLGTRESSAMTGANQTSPKHNKSSSLGARVCALVEYPADGGVCMYNDSYYAHSKLPRVLVALHCQQQKIEVVLSSCFLKTHHWVLEEGVISGCSSVRKTEEGRSVQVFVVEKKEGTCGLRPFTNNSHALYSLDEVSAGPP; this is encoded by the exons ATGATGATGTCTATATTGAAGGACCAGGGAGGGACATCCAGAAGCACAGCCTCATCCAGCATGGCCACTTCAGCTAACAGCTCAAAACAGAATCAGAGTGCTCCAACTGCAGCCCCATTAGCATCAAGCTCCAGAGTCAATGGATTGGGCTCATCAGTGTCTGCTGACTCTCCAAAGCCAGCCACAATCATAGCTCCAGTAGCACCAAACATACCAGGCAAGGATGTTACTTCATCAGGGTCCACGACAATCACTGTCTCTGAGAAGTTAGCTACAATGATACCCCCAACAACATCAAACAAAATCACTGATGTGAAAGAATCTTCACTTGTGACAACCAGTGCAGTTACCCATACCACTTCACTAAACACAACCACCCTAGGGGTAACTCTTCTTGGAACAAACACATCTGGGGCTCAGGAAGGGGTAACTGCAGCTGCACCACCAAGTCCAACAACAGCCTGCACAATGAGCGTGCTGTCGGAAAGCCATCAGAACACCATCAAACAAACACCTTCCCAGCCGGTGGAATCAGCCCCCAGTGCTGGCACTATAATGACCCAGTCACCTGAGACAACAGCTGCTCATTCAACAGCCCTTAACCCCAGCAACTTGGGGACAAGAGAATCCTCGGCCATGACTGGGGCCAATCAAACCTCCCCTAAGCACAACAAGAGCAGTAGTCTGGGAGCAAGAGTCTGCGCTTTGGTTGAGTACCCAGCTGATGGGGGAGTTTGCATGTACAATGACAGCTACTATGCCCACTCAA AACTACCCAGGGTGTTGGTGGCCCTGCACTGCCAGCAGCAGAAAATTGAGGTGGTCCTGAGCAGCTGCTTCCTGAAGACTCACCACTGGGTGCTGGAGGAAGGCGTCATTTCAGGATGCTCCAGTGTCAGAAAGACAGAGGAGGGTCGCAGTGTCCAGGTCTTTGTGGTGGAGAAGAAGGAGGGTACTTGCGGACTCCGCCCCTTT ACCAACAATAGCCACGCCCTTTATTCTCTGGATGAAGTTTCTGCAGGTCCTCCCTAA
- the LOC116668310 gene encoding putative GPI-anchored protein pfl2 isoform X3 has protein sequence MMMSILKDQGGTSRSTASSSMATSANSSKQNQSAPTAAPLASSSRVNGLGSSVSADSPKPATIIAPVAPNIPGKDVTSSGSTTITVSEKLATMIPPTTSNKITDVKESSLVTTSAVTHTTSLNTTTLGVTLLGTNTSGAQEGVTAAAPPSPTTACTMSVLSESHQNTIKQTPSQPVESAPSAGTIMTQSPETTAAHSTALNPSNLGTRESSAMTGANQTSPKHNKSSSLGARVCALVEYPADGGVCMYNDSYYAHSKLPRVLVALHCQQQKIEVVLSSCFLKTHHWVLEEGVISGCSSVRKTEEGRSVQVFVVEKKEDQQ, from the exons ATGATGATGTCTATATTGAAGGACCAGGGAGGGACATCCAGAAGCACAGCCTCATCCAGCATGGCCACTTCAGCTAACAGCTCAAAACAGAATCAGAGTGCTCCAACTGCAGCCCCATTAGCATCAAGCTCCAGAGTCAATGGATTGGGCTCATCAGTGTCTGCTGACTCTCCAAAGCCAGCCACAATCATAGCTCCAGTAGCACCAAACATACCAGGCAAGGATGTTACTTCATCAGGGTCCACGACAATCACTGTCTCTGAGAAGTTAGCTACAATGATACCCCCAACAACATCAAACAAAATCACTGATGTGAAAGAATCTTCACTTGTGACAACCAGTGCAGTTACCCATACCACTTCACTAAACACAACCACCCTAGGGGTAACTCTTCTTGGAACAAACACATCTGGGGCTCAGGAAGGGGTAACTGCAGCTGCACCACCAAGTCCAACAACAGCCTGCACAATGAGCGTGCTGTCGGAAAGCCATCAGAACACCATCAAACAAACACCTTCCCAGCCGGTGGAATCAGCCCCCAGTGCTGGCACTATAATGACCCAGTCACCTGAGACAACAGCTGCTCATTCAACAGCCCTTAACCCCAGCAACTTGGGGACAAGAGAATCCTCGGCCATGACTGGGGCCAATCAAACCTCCCCTAAGCACAACAAGAGCAGTAGTCTGGGAGCAAGAGTCTGCGCTTTGGTTGAGTACCCAGCTGATGGGGGAGTTTGCATGTACAATGACAGCTACTATGCCCACTCAA AACTACCCAGGGTGTTGGTGGCCCTGCACTGCCAGCAGCAGAAAATTGAGGTGGTCCTGAGCAGCTGCTTCCTGAAGACTCACCACTGGGTGCTGGAGGAAGGCGTCATTTCAGGATGCTCCAGTGTCAGAAAGACAGAGGAGGGTCGCAGTGTCCAGGTCTTTGTGGTGGAGAAGAAGGAGG ACCAACAATAG
- the LOC116668310 gene encoding putative GPI-anchored protein pfl2 isoform X1: MMMSILKDQGGTSRSTASSSMATSANSSKQNQSAPTAAPLASSSRVNGLGSSVSADSPKPATIIAPVAPNIPGKDVTSSGSTTITVSEKLATMIPPTTSNKITDVKESSLVTTSAVTHTTSLNTTTLGVTLLGTNTSGAQEGVTAAAPPSPTTACTMSVLSESHQNTIKQTPSQPVESAPSAGTIMTQSPETTAAHSTALNPSNLGTRESSAMTGANQTSPKHNKSSSLGARVCALVEYPADGGVCMYNDSYYAHSSKSEKLVSEQQRTLHNSVKAQTNARPKGMGGPVRFGQTLTSKESIWVEVISSKRKGSWTYEFVLVQAAITKYHVLGVLRTTETSLTFLEAGSPRPRHQEVWYLVRAHILVHTQLSSWCVLT; the protein is encoded by the coding sequence ATGATGATGTCTATATTGAAGGACCAGGGAGGGACATCCAGAAGCACAGCCTCATCCAGCATGGCCACTTCAGCTAACAGCTCAAAACAGAATCAGAGTGCTCCAACTGCAGCCCCATTAGCATCAAGCTCCAGAGTCAATGGATTGGGCTCATCAGTGTCTGCTGACTCTCCAAAGCCAGCCACAATCATAGCTCCAGTAGCACCAAACATACCAGGCAAGGATGTTACTTCATCAGGGTCCACGACAATCACTGTCTCTGAGAAGTTAGCTACAATGATACCCCCAACAACATCAAACAAAATCACTGATGTGAAAGAATCTTCACTTGTGACAACCAGTGCAGTTACCCATACCACTTCACTAAACACAACCACCCTAGGGGTAACTCTTCTTGGAACAAACACATCTGGGGCTCAGGAAGGGGTAACTGCAGCTGCACCACCAAGTCCAACAACAGCCTGCACAATGAGCGTGCTGTCGGAAAGCCATCAGAACACCATCAAACAAACACCTTCCCAGCCGGTGGAATCAGCCCCCAGTGCTGGCACTATAATGACCCAGTCACCTGAGACAACAGCTGCTCATTCAACAGCCCTTAACCCCAGCAACTTGGGGACAAGAGAATCCTCGGCCATGACTGGGGCCAATCAAACCTCCCCTAAGCACAACAAGAGCAGTAGTCTGGGAGCAAGAGTCTGCGCTTTGGTTGAGTACCCAGCTGATGGGGGAGTTTGCATGTACAATGACAGCTACTATGCCCACTCAAGTAAGTCTGAGAAACTTGTATCTGAACAGCAAAGAACCCTCCACAACTCTGTGAAGGCCCAGACAAACGCACGTCCAAAGGGTATGGGAGGGCCGGTGAGGTTTGGTCAGACACTGACATCTAAAGAGTCCATCTGGGTAGAGGTGATTTCTAGCAAGAGGAAAGGTAGCTGGACATATGAATTTGTtttagttcaggctgctataacaaaataccatgtgCTAGGTGTCTTACGAACAACAGAAAcctctctcacatttctggaggctggaagtccaagaccaaggcacCAGGAGGTTTGGTATCTTGTGAGGGCCCACATTCTGGTTCATACACAGCTGTCCTCTTGGTGTGTCCTCACATaa
- the CEP85 gene encoding centrosomal protein of 85 kDa isoform X1 produces MAMQEKYPSERISHATSPGSSVIQKGSSLGTEWQTPVISEAFRSRFSRCSSVADSGDTAIGTSCSDIAEDFCSSSSSPSFQPIKSHVTIPTAHVMPSTLGTSPAKPNSSAGPSSSKLPLSGLAESVGMTRNGDLGAMKRSPGLSRDFMYLCGAAGENGVEQSWFPAVGHEREEVRKFDIPNMESTLNQSAMMETLYSDPHYQVYFHNPRTDTNKELYKVLPETKKAPGSGAVCEQNGPHSSSSGVLPLGLQPAPGLSKLLPSQVWQPNPDPWHPRERSCELSTCRQQLELIRLQMEQMQLQNGAICHHPAAFAPSLPTLEPAQWISILNSNEHLLKEKELLIDKQRKHISQLEQKVRESELQVHSALLGHPAPFGDVCLLRLQELQRENTFLRAQFAQKTEALSKEKVELEKKLSASEVEVQLIRESLKVALQKHSEEGKKQEERVKGRDKHINNLKKKCQKESEQNREKQQRIETLERYLADLPTLEDHQKQSQQLKDSELKSTELQERVTELESLLEETQAACREKEVQLESLRQREAEFSTRHSLQDKQCVEDASGEGPAQQREDPKVEMESWQKECDSLRKIVEKQQQKIDQLHSQVQSLEQEVAQEEGTSQALKEEAQRRETALQQLRTAVKELSVQNQDLIEKNLTLQEHLRQAQPGSPSSSDTAQLAFELHQELASCLQDLQAVCSIVTQRAQGRDPNLSLLLGIHSAQHPGTHLDLQKPDVIRRKLEEVQQLRRDIEDLRTIMSDRYAQDMGENCVTQ; encoded by the exons ATGGCCATGCAGGAGAAATACCCAAGTGAAAGGATCTCTCATGCCACCTCACCAG GTTCCAGTGTGATTCAGAAGGGCAGTTCCCTGGGGACTGAATGGCAGACCCCGGTTATCTCGGAGGCCTTTCGGAGCCGCTTCAGCCGCTGTTCAAGTGTAGCTGACAGTGGGGACACAGCCATTGGCACATCGTGCTCAGACATTGCGGAGG ATTTTTGCAGCTCAAGTAGCAGCCCTTCTTTCCAGCCCATCAAAAGCCACGTAACCATTCCAACAGCCCATGTGATGCCTTCTACTTTGGGGACCTCTCCTGCCAAGCCAAATTCTTCTGCTGGACCCTCTTCTTCCAAACTTCCTTTGTCAGGGTTGGCTGAAAGTGTGGGGATGACAAGAAATGGAGACCTCGGTGCAATGAAACGTTCTCCAGGCCTGTCTAGAGATTTCATGTATCTTTGTGGTGCTGCCGGAGAAAATGGAGTTGAGCAGTCCTGGTTTCCAGCAGTGGGCCATGAAAGAGAAGAGGTGAGGAAGTTTGATATTCCCAATATGGAATCCACCCTCAATCAGTCAGCAATGATGGAGACACTTTATTCAGATCCCCACTACCAAGTCTACTTCCACAACCCAAGAACTGACACAAATAAGGAGCTATACAAAGTGTTGCCTGAGACCAAGAAGGCACCAGGCAGTGGGGCAGTGTGTGAGCAGAATGGACCGCACTCCAGCAGCAGTGGGGTTCTCCCTTTGGGACTCCAGCCTGCTCCTGGGCTCTCCAAGCTTCTGCCCTCTCAGGTGTGGCAGCCGAATCCTGACCCTTGGCATCCCCGAGAGCGATCTTGTGAGCTCAGCACTTGTCGACAGCAGCTGGAGTTGATCCGTTTACAGATGGAGCAAATGCAG CTTCAGAATGGAGCCATCTGCCACCATCCTGCTGCTTTTGCTCCTTCATTGCCCACGTTAGAGCCAGCACAGTGGATCAGCATCTTGAACAGTAACGAACATCTTCTGAAGGAAAAGGAACTCCTTATTGACAA GCAGAGGAAACATATCTCTCAGCTGGAGCAGAAAGTGCGAGAGAGCGAACTACAAGTCCACAGTGCTCTTTTGGGCCACCCTGCCCCCTTTGGGGATGTCTGCTTGCTGAGGCTGCAG GAATTGCAACGAGAGAACACTTTCTTACGTGCACAGTTTGCACAGAAGACAGAAGCCTTGAGCAAAGAAAAGGTTGAGCTTGAAAAGAAACTCTCTGCTTCAGAAGTTGAAGTCCAGCTCATCAGAGAGTCACTCAAAGTGGCATTGCAGAAGCATTCAGAGGaggggaagaaacaggaagaaagg GTCAAGGGTCGTGATAAGCAtattaataatttgaaaaagaaatgtcaaaaggAATCAGAGCAGAACCGGGAGAAGCAGCAACGTATTGAGACCTTGGAGCGCTACCTGGCTGACCTGCCCACCCTGGAAGACCATCAGAAGCAGAGCCAGCAG CTTAAGGATTCTGAGTTGAAGAGCACAGAGCTGCAGGAGAGAGTGACTGAGCTGGAGAGTTTGCTGGAGGagacccaggcagcctgcagagAGAAGGAGGTTCAACTGGAAAGCCTCAGACAGAGGGAAGCAGAATTCTCTACTAGACATAG CCTGCAAGATAAGCAGTGTGTGGAGGATGCCAGTGGAGAAGGCCCAGCTCAACAGAGAGAAGATCCCAAAGTGGAAATGGAATCCTGGCAGAAGGAATGTGATTCCCTTCGGAAG ATTGTGGAGAAGCAACAGCAGAAGATTGACCAGTTGCATTCACAAGTACAG AGCTTAGAGCAAGAAGTAGCTCAGGAAGAAGGAACAAGCCAGGCCCTGAAAGAAGAGGCCCAACGGAGGGAGACAGCCCTGCAGCAGCTGCGTACAGCTGTGAAAGAG CTTTCAGTACAGAACCAGGACCTGATTGAAAAGAATCTCACACTTCAAGAACACCTGCGGCAGGCCCAACCAGGGTCCCCATCTTCATCAGACACAGCCCAGCTGGCATTTGAGCTGCACCAGGAATTGGCCAGTTGTCTTCAAGATCTGCAGGCTGTCTGTAGCATTGTGACCCAGAGGGCCCAGGGCCGTGACCCCAatctctccctgctcctgggcattCACT CTGCACAGCACCCAGGGACCCACCTAGATTTGCAGAAGCCAGATGTGATCAGGAGGAAACTAGAAGAGGTTCAACAGCTACGCCGTGACATTGAGGACTTAAGGACCATCATGTCAGACAGATACGCCCAGGACATGGGAGAAAACTGTGTCACACAGTGA
- the CEP85 gene encoding centrosomal protein of 85 kDa isoform X2 encodes MPSTLGTSPAKPNSSAGPSSSKLPLSGLAESVGMTRNGDLGAMKRSPGLSRDFMYLCGAAGENGVEQSWFPAVGHEREEVRKFDIPNMESTLNQSAMMETLYSDPHYQVYFHNPRTDTNKELYKVLPETKKAPGSGAVCEQNGPHSSSSGVLPLGLQPAPGLSKLLPSQVWQPNPDPWHPRERSCELSTCRQQLELIRLQMEQMQLQNGAICHHPAAFAPSLPTLEPAQWISILNSNEHLLKEKELLIDKQRKHISQLEQKVRESELQVHSALLGHPAPFGDVCLLRLQELQRENTFLRAQFAQKTEALSKEKVELEKKLSASEVEVQLIRESLKVALQKHSEEGKKQEERVKGRDKHINNLKKKCQKESEQNREKQQRIETLERYLADLPTLEDHQKQSQQLKDSELKSTELQERVTELESLLEETQAACREKEVQLESLRQREAEFSTRHSLQDKQCVEDASGEGPAQQREDPKVEMESWQKECDSLRKIVEKQQQKIDQLHSQVQSLEQEVAQEEGTSQALKEEAQRRETALQQLRTAVKELSVQNQDLIEKNLTLQEHLRQAQPGSPSSSDTAQLAFELHQELASCLQDLQAVCSIVTQRAQGRDPNLSLLLGIHSAQHPGTHLDLQKPDVIRRKLEEVQQLRRDIEDLRTIMSDRYAQDMGENCVTQ; translated from the exons ATGCCTTCTACTTTGGGGACCTCTCCTGCCAAGCCAAATTCTTCTGCTGGACCCTCTTCTTCCAAACTTCCTTTGTCAGGGTTGGCTGAAAGTGTGGGGATGACAAGAAATGGAGACCTCGGTGCAATGAAACGTTCTCCAGGCCTGTCTAGAGATTTCATGTATCTTTGTGGTGCTGCCGGAGAAAATGGAGTTGAGCAGTCCTGGTTTCCAGCAGTGGGCCATGAAAGAGAAGAGGTGAGGAAGTTTGATATTCCCAATATGGAATCCACCCTCAATCAGTCAGCAATGATGGAGACACTTTATTCAGATCCCCACTACCAAGTCTACTTCCACAACCCAAGAACTGACACAAATAAGGAGCTATACAAAGTGTTGCCTGAGACCAAGAAGGCACCAGGCAGTGGGGCAGTGTGTGAGCAGAATGGACCGCACTCCAGCAGCAGTGGGGTTCTCCCTTTGGGACTCCAGCCTGCTCCTGGGCTCTCCAAGCTTCTGCCCTCTCAGGTGTGGCAGCCGAATCCTGACCCTTGGCATCCCCGAGAGCGATCTTGTGAGCTCAGCACTTGTCGACAGCAGCTGGAGTTGATCCGTTTACAGATGGAGCAAATGCAG CTTCAGAATGGAGCCATCTGCCACCATCCTGCTGCTTTTGCTCCTTCATTGCCCACGTTAGAGCCAGCACAGTGGATCAGCATCTTGAACAGTAACGAACATCTTCTGAAGGAAAAGGAACTCCTTATTGACAA GCAGAGGAAACATATCTCTCAGCTGGAGCAGAAAGTGCGAGAGAGCGAACTACAAGTCCACAGTGCTCTTTTGGGCCACCCTGCCCCCTTTGGGGATGTCTGCTTGCTGAGGCTGCAG GAATTGCAACGAGAGAACACTTTCTTACGTGCACAGTTTGCACAGAAGACAGAAGCCTTGAGCAAAGAAAAGGTTGAGCTTGAAAAGAAACTCTCTGCTTCAGAAGTTGAAGTCCAGCTCATCAGAGAGTCACTCAAAGTGGCATTGCAGAAGCATTCAGAGGaggggaagaaacaggaagaaagg GTCAAGGGTCGTGATAAGCAtattaataatttgaaaaagaaatgtcaaaaggAATCAGAGCAGAACCGGGAGAAGCAGCAACGTATTGAGACCTTGGAGCGCTACCTGGCTGACCTGCCCACCCTGGAAGACCATCAGAAGCAGAGCCAGCAG CTTAAGGATTCTGAGTTGAAGAGCACAGAGCTGCAGGAGAGAGTGACTGAGCTGGAGAGTTTGCTGGAGGagacccaggcagcctgcagagAGAAGGAGGTTCAACTGGAAAGCCTCAGACAGAGGGAAGCAGAATTCTCTACTAGACATAG CCTGCAAGATAAGCAGTGTGTGGAGGATGCCAGTGGAGAAGGCCCAGCTCAACAGAGAGAAGATCCCAAAGTGGAAATGGAATCCTGGCAGAAGGAATGTGATTCCCTTCGGAAG ATTGTGGAGAAGCAACAGCAGAAGATTGACCAGTTGCATTCACAAGTACAG AGCTTAGAGCAAGAAGTAGCTCAGGAAGAAGGAACAAGCCAGGCCCTGAAAGAAGAGGCCCAACGGAGGGAGACAGCCCTGCAGCAGCTGCGTACAGCTGTGAAAGAG CTTTCAGTACAGAACCAGGACCTGATTGAAAAGAATCTCACACTTCAAGAACACCTGCGGCAGGCCCAACCAGGGTCCCCATCTTCATCAGACACAGCCCAGCTGGCATTTGAGCTGCACCAGGAATTGGCCAGTTGTCTTCAAGATCTGCAGGCTGTCTGTAGCATTGTGACCCAGAGGGCCCAGGGCCGTGACCCCAatctctccctgctcctgggcattCACT CTGCACAGCACCCAGGGACCCACCTAGATTTGCAGAAGCCAGATGTGATCAGGAGGAAACTAGAAGAGGTTCAACAGCTACGCCGTGACATTGAGGACTTAAGGACCATCATGTCAGACAGATACGCCCAGGACATGGGAGAAAACTGTGTCACACAGTGA
- the SH3BGRL3 gene encoding SH3 domain-binding glutamic acid-rich-like protein 3, translating to MSGLRVYSTSVTGSREIKSQQSEVTRILDGKRIQYQLVDISQDNALRDEMRALAGNPKATPPQIVNGDQYCGDYELFVEAVEQNTLQEFLKLA from the exons ATGAGCGGCCTGCGCGTCTACAGCACATCGGTCACCGGCTCCCGCGAA ATCAAGTCCCAGCAGAGCGAGGTGACCCGCATCCTGGATGGGAAGCGCATCCAGTACCAGCTAGTGGACATCTCCCAGGACAACGCCCTGCGGGATGAGATGCGAGCCCTGGCGGGCAACCCCAAGGCTACCCCACCCCAGATTGTCAACGGGGACCAGTACTGTGGG gactaTGAGCTCTTCGTGGAGGCTGTGGAACAAAACACACTGCAGGAGTTCCTGAAACTGGCCTGA